Below is a window of Oncorhynchus clarkii lewisi isolate Uvic-CL-2024 chromosome 19, UVic_Ocla_1.0, whole genome shotgun sequence DNA.
TAGCGGGTGGATAAGCTTTGTTTTATTGGCAGGGTCTGAGTTTTGATGGTTAAGGGGGGCCAGGGCTTGTTCCATTGGAAGGGGGTATGAATCTGATGGACAGAGAGGAGGTTTCTGGGCCTGGCCCCAGGTCTGGTCTCTGGAGATCCCAGGGTTGGATGGACAAGGTGTCCGAGTAGAATAGGACGGAACAGGCTCAGGCTAGGGCAGAGCCTCGGGGGTATGGCCCTACAGTCATTAGCAGGGTATGTCCTGCTCCACTGTGTGTGGGCTCAGTCTGGGAGgtccagaaaggggagaggaagacatTTTTTCTGACAACTGTCAGACTCTTGAGAGATCAAATGGTCTTGATCGTGCAGATggacagcatgagagagagcCACTTAAGGAGTGCCAGGCTAACCTTTTAATAAACTGATATCTGACACTGCTCCACTCTTTGTGTGGCTTTGGTTTGGACCAGGGAACTGTTATAGTTATTTATCTCAAATGAGCTGGTCGGAATGATAGATcaatgggggtaccacagggttcaattctcgggccgactcttttctctgtatatatcaatgttgtcgctcttgctgcgggtgattccttgatccacctctaagtAGACGACATAcatctgtatacatctggcccttctttggacactgtgttgacAAACCtacaaacaagcttcaatgccatacaacactccttacgtggcctccaattgctcttaaacggtagtaaaacgaaatgcatgctcttcaaccgatcgctgcccgtacccgcccgactagcatcactattctggacggttctaacttaaaatatgtggacaactacaaacacctacgtgtctggctagactgtaaactctccttacagactcatattaagcatctccaatccaaatttaAATCTAGattcggcttcctatttcacaacaaagcctccttccaaacataccctcataaaactgaccatcctaccgatcctcgacttcggcgatgtcatttacaaaatagcctccaacactctactcagcaaactggatgaagtctatcacagtgctatccgttttgtcaccaaagccccatatactacccaccactgcgacctgtatgctctcgttggctggccgttgctacatattcgtcgccagacccactggctccaggtcatctataagtctatgctaggtaaagcgctgccttatctcagctcactggtcacgataacaacgtgctccagtaggtatattgcactggtcatccccaaagccaacacctcctttggctgcctttccttacagttctctgctgccaattactggaacaaattgcaaaaatcgctgaatttggagccttatatctccctcactaactttatgcatcagctatctgagcagcttaccgatcgctgcagctgtacatagcccaactgtaaatagcccatccaactacctacagttgaagtcggaagtttacagtttttgcaagtcggttaggacatctactttgtgactgacacaagtcattttttccaacaattgtttaaagacacttgtaattcactgtatcacaattccagtgggtcagaaggttacatacacaaGGTTGACTTTgccgttaaacagcttggaaaattccagaaaatgatgtcatggctgtagaagctcttgataggctaattgacataatttgagtaaattggaggtgtacccgtgtgtgtatttcaaggcctaccttcaaactcagtgcctctttgcttgacatcttggggaaatgaaaagaaatccgtcaagacctcagaaaaaaaaatattgacctccacaagtctggttcatccttgggagcaatttccaaacgcctgaaggtaccccgtttatctgtacaaacaatagtacgcaagtataaacaccatgggactacgcagccttcataccgctcaggaaggagacgtgttctgtcttctagagatgaacgtactttggtgcgaaaagtgtgaatcagtcccagaacaacagcaaaggaccttgtgaagatgctggagggaacaggtacaaaagtatctatatccacagtaaaacgagtcctatatttgacataacctgaaaggccgctcagcgaggaagaatccactgctccaacaccgccataaaaaagccagactacggtttgcaactgcacatggggacaaagatcgtactttctggagaaatgtcctctggtctgatgaaacaaaaatagaactgtttagccataatgaccatcgttatgtttgttgGAAAAGGGGGGAGActcgcaagccgaagaacaccatcccaaccgtgaagcacggagatggcagcatcatgttgtgggtgtactttgctgcaggagggactggtgcacttcacaaaataccgGCTTCGACTTTACAGCCCCAGAGTGTATTCATGTGGGATCGTCTTCATCCGTTTACTATCCAGAAGGTCCTAATTTAGCTTTTCCATGCTTGGTTATGCAACCACTGTGCTTTTCCTTTTCTCTCTATGGGTAGCTAGACCgccatacactgagtgtacaaaacattatgagcaccttcctaatattgagttgcgcccACTGTTGCCCTCaggacagcctcaattcgtcagggcatggactctacaaggtgtcaaaagcgttcaacagggatgctggcctatgttgactccaatgcttcccacagttgtgacaAGTTGGCTGGTAGTGGATCTCTACTCCAAATAGGTCGTTCCGTCTcatcccacagatgctcaatcAGATTGAGATCTGGTGGCTAGGCAGGCCACTGCAGTAagctgaattcactgtcatgtcCGTGGAACCATCCCTCGACAATCCTAGCCTTGTGGCATGggacattatcctgctgaaaaaCTCAATTTGCAGATAGGTACACTGCCATGAAGGTATGCACCTGATTGTCAATGATGTTCAGATATCCTGTGGCAAACGTTACTCCGCTTTTATCAAGAGACGCAATGTATGGAAGGAaaacacaccccacaccatcaccactagcctgCAATGTTGAGATGAGGCATGATGGATGGATGTACTCATGTGGTTTTCTCCATACCCTAGTCGTCCTATCAGAGTGAAACAGCAGGAAccaggattcatcagaccaggcaatgtttttccaattcTCCAGCGTCCAGTGTCTTCGTTCCTTAGCCCACTGCAATCgcagtttcttatttttttactgaAAGAAGTGGAACTCTGTAAGGTTATCGGCTGCCATACCCAATTCGTGTCAAGGTACGATGAGTTGTGCAATATTTTATTGGTCTTTGGGCACCAATGTTGTACTGGACTGTCAGTTGACTAACTGTAGCCCGTTTATTGCGCTGCCCAAATTGTGTCTGCCTCCTTTATCCTCTTTCATCAATGACCCGTTTTCGACCACTGGCCTgctgttggctggatgtcatttgggtgatggaccattgttgatacacacgggaaactgttgagcatgagaaacccagcagcgtggcagttcttgacacactcaaagcggtgcgcctggcacctactaccataccccgttcaaagacacttaaaacatgtgtcttgcccattcactctctgaatggcacacatacacaatccatgtctcaattgtctcataagtaaaaatacttatttaacctgccttctccccttcatctacattgattaaAGTAGATTTaataggtgacatcaataagggatcatattgtagctttcacctggattcacctagtcagtctatgtcatgaaaatagcaggtgttcctaatgttttgtacactcagtgtagaggGAAATTCAATTCTAGATTGAAAAATTCTGCAACTCTTGTGCATTCGTACACTGCTTCAAACCACCTCTTGTATTTTCAAAGTACAAACCCCAGCAGAAATATTTTATATGGTGGTATAGAAAATACAACTGTTGCTGACACTACAGACTGCTGTTATTGTGTTAAACTTCTGCCAAGATCCTTAGAGAAATTATTTGGCCACTGTTTTAGTCAGGGTTTCTCAAAGCTCTGACTCTTTGGTTTTGCCAAAATAGCACCCtagtcccctatatagtgcactacttttgaccatggcccatagggctctatgttgtagtgcactatttcgggaatacggtgccattgaGACATAGCCTTTGGAATTTGCTCTCTGGTTATAAAATAAGAAAATGTTGAAATGTTAATGCAGTTTTGTTTGTGTCCCTCAATCAGTAGACTACGCTCTTATCTATATTATAAATACTTCTCCAGAGCGTGTTTTGGTTGTAAAGAAGTACAACAGAAGTAGTTTTCAAGAAGAGACCATTCTCTCATTGCTCTCCCTCCTATTGTGTGGTTTGCGTGTGGGCTATGTATCTGGCACtctagcaaagtgtctgaatctTCTCATGCATCCCCTCTGCAAATGAACAAAGATTCAGAAAATGAACAAAGACTATGCAAATTAACAAAGATGCAACACTCACACTGGAATCAGACAGGGTTGTTTCTCAGGCTCAAAAATATTCTATAATCATAAAGTtaaacatcaatcaatcaatgattTCAATAAATAAAGCAATCAATTTGTTGCAGAGTTAAAACGGCTGGATGAACGTCATCTGGATGACATATAGCATGAATATATCctataatgtctgtctgtctgtctgtctgtctgtctgtctgtctgtctgtctgtctgtctgtgtttcagggGAAGAAGTTTGAGATCCTGCCTGATGGTCTTCCGTCGGCCCGTAAGCTGATCTACTACACCGGTTGTCCCCTGCGTTCCCGCCACCTCCTGCAGCTGCTCAGTAACAGCCATCGCCTCTACATGAACCTGCAGCCTGTCCTCAAACAGGTCCGTAGGCTGGAGGAAAACGAAGGTAAACTACCTGGACACACCTGGTACTCACCTGCCTTGTCATACCTGGGCATAACCTGTACCTAGTACCTACCTACCTGGCCATCCTTCATACTGGAGCATTCTGGCTACCTACGTGGCCATGCTTCCATACTAGATCAGACTGGCTCTTATatcctgtctctctgcttctctgtgtTTTTCAGCTTACCTCAACTTTGCCGATTGTAATGGTGTATGTGTTATGTGTGGGTCTCTCTGACCAACAACAGCTTTGGTACTGCTGTATCtaaccctctgtgtgtgtctatccctcctctccagagAAGAAGCAGTACCGTGAGTCGTACATCAGCGATGCGTTGGAGCTGGATATGGATGGGCTGGACAAGCGTTCCCGGGCCAGCGGTAGCAGTGCCGGCAGCACTGTGTCTCACCTCAAACACCTGTCTCGCCACTCTACCGCCAGCCACGGTAGCTCACACACCTCGGGCATCGAGACAGACAGTTTCCGGGCCCCCGGAGGGACCCCACACCGAGCCCTAAGGACTTGCAGCTCCTCAACGATTAGCCATGGGAGCTCACACACCTCAGGGGTGGAGAGTGGGGGAAAGGAGCGCATGTTGGACGATGATGGTAAGGCAAACTATTTCAAAATTACACATtgaacacaaacacatgcagacacacactgaGAGCAAGACTGAATCTACCTCCTCCCTTTAGAAAAGTATATTCTGCTCTTGTTCATGGCATTGTTCTTCTGTTGGTCATGCCTGCTCGCCTGCTCAACTAGTGGTCATCACTGACCCTCTAGGTGTCTGTCCCTCCAGAGAATAatagtagtgtctgtctgtctgtctgtctgtctgtctgtctgtctgtctgtctgtctgtctgtctctctctctctctctctctctctctctctctctctctctctctctctctctctctctccagagattGAGATGTTAGTGGACGACCCTAAAGACTATGAGGAGCTCCATGAGCTGGCCCTAGAGTTGAACCAGGACCTGTGCatccacatcactgaggacatGCTGACCATGACCCCTGACCAGACCAATGGATACTCAGGTATACAATCACTTCCTCGCTGTATTCATTCCGCCTGTCTTAGCCTCCTATCTCAGTGCGTTGAGACTGGTTGAATTGTAATTTGGCTGGTAGTAaaaagtagtagtggtagtaagaagtagtagtagtagtagtagtagtagtagtagtagtagtagtagtagtaagaagtagtagtagtagtagtagtagtagtaagaagtagtagtagtagtaagaaGTAGTAGtaagaagtagtagtagtggtaagtagtagtagtaagaagtagtagtagtagtaataagaAATAGTAGTAAGAAGTAGTAGTACTAAAtgtcatcctctctgtctgtaccgTAGGGCTCATAGTGAAGGACGTCGGCTCATCCACCTCCAGTTCCTCTGAGACCGTGGTCAAGATGAGAGGCCAGAGCATTGTGTCTCTCCCTCAGGTCAGTGACAGTGACGGCATTTCCTGTTTGGCACTTACGTTTTAGTTATTTAgtagatactcttatccagaacaacttACAATGAGTGCATTCAACTAAAGTAGATAAAACAATCATGATCATTGATTCATCAAGTAAAACCTTCataaaacatacagttgaagtcagaagtttacatacacttagcttggagtcattaaaacttgtttttcaaccactccacaaatgtcttgttaaacaaactatagttttggcaagtcggttaggacatctactttgtgaatgacacaagtcatttttccaacaattgtttacagacagattatttcacttgtaattcactgtatcacaattctagtgggtcagaagtttacataaactttaGTTAGTATTGAAACCAAACTGACTGTGCCtggagcttggaaaattccagaaaacgatgtcatggctttagaagcttttgataggctaattgacataatttgagtcaattggaggtgtacctgtagatgtattccaaggcctaccttcaaactcaatgcctctttgcttgacatcattggaaaatcaaaagaaatcagccaagacctcagaaaagaaaacgtagacctccacaagtctggttcatccttgggagcaatttccaaacgcctgtacaaaaaatagtacataagtataaacaccatgggaccacgcagctgtcataccgctcaggaaggagacacgttctgtctcctagagattaacatactttggtgtagtaaagtgcaaatcaatcccagaacaacagcttgtgaagatgctggacgaaacaggtacaaaagtatctgtatccacagtaaaaacgagtcctatattgacataacctgaaaggctgctcagcaaggaagaagccactgctccaaaaccgccataaaaaagccagactacggtttgcaactgcacatggggacaaagatcaaacTTTTGGGAggaatgttctctggtctgatgaaacaaaaatagaactgtttggccataatgaccattatgtttggagggaaaagagggaggcttgcaagccgaagatcaccatcccaaccgtcaagcacgggggtggcagcatcatgttgtgggggtgcttgctgcaggagggactggtgcacttcgcaaaatagatggcatcatgaggtaggaaaattatgtggatatattgaagcaacatctcaagacatcagttaaagattggtcgcaaatgggtcttacaaatggacaatgaccccaagcatacttccaaagttgtggcaaaatggcttaaggacaacaaattcaaggtatcggagtggccatcacaaagccctgacctcaatcctatagcaaattagtgggcagaactgaaaaagcgtgtgcgagcaaggaggcctacaaacctgactcagttgcaccagctctgtcaggaggaatgggccaaaattcaaccaacttattgtgggaagcttgtggaaggctccccgaaacgtttgacccaagttcaacaatttaaaggcaatgctaccaaatactaatccagtgtatgtaaacgtctgacccactgggaatgtgatgaaagaaatgaaagctgaaataaataattttctctactattattctgacatttcacattgttaaaataaagtggtgatcctaactgacctaagacagtgaattttgactctgattaaatgtcaggaattgtggaaaactgagtttaaatgtatttggctaaggtgtatgtaaacttctgactttaactgtacCTTCTCTCTGCAGAATCTTTGCTAGTAAGAATAAAGGAAAAGgtacagcagaacagaacagcagtTTTTACGTCATTTAAGTCAATCATTTTACTGATTGTTCTGCTTCTGTTCCATTCCCCAGACCTCCATGTGCAGGAAGCCTCAGACGTCAACTGACCGCCACAGCCAATCCCTTGATGACGTGCGTCTCTACCAGAAGGGCTGTCTCCATTGGGCGGAGCTATGCCAGGACACCGCCCACAGCTACACCTTCGGCTGCGCCCAGGAGCTGAGCGACAGCAGCGGTTACCAGGGCAACCTGGCCGAGCAGTGCGCTGGTATCCGCGGTGACCAGCTTGACTGCTTCCCCATCAAGAGGACCAGCAAGTACTTTTCCCTGGACCTGACCAGCGAAGAGGTCCCAGAGTTCGTTGTGTGATGGCTGATCAGGGGGAGACGGGGATGAGGAGACCCCTGCTCCCCTGCCTCCACATCTCAGATTTGGAGGGGCCTCAGGAAACTGAATGGGACGAGAGAAGAGGGTTGGAGGTTTGGAGAGGTGATACTTGGTTGTCTTTCTATTGCCCTAACCTGTCAGCCATAACCTGTCAGCCATAACCTGTCAGCCATAACCTGTCAGCCATAACCTGTCAGCACCAGACTTGTGAAGAGTCAGATGGACTGTAAAAGCCCTACATCCACCAGACTGACATCACCAGTCAACATAACCATGTAACCACCTGAGACGACATATGTAACACACTACAGAGACAAATAACTGACAGTGAAAGCCCTTTGAggtattttttttgttgccaaaaTGGCAATAAATAAAAAAGGATCAACATTTGCTGGGTTTCAAGAAAACCTATCTGCGCCTTTTAATTGGACCGATGCTGGTTGGGAATGGAGTGTAAAAGGAAAAGTAAGGGAATGTCGAAATATCTCACCATCACTTTTTTATTCAAACAACCTCTGACTGTCTGCGTTTCCAAAGCATGTACTCTCTCCAGATGTTTTCTGGATCTGATTCTTGTGCTTGCGAAGAGAAATAATACTTAATTCgcacagaaaacaaaaacaaacgttCTGATGTTAACACACTTGCGTGTGCCTACTTTGACTTTACTAATGCagtgcaaacaaacaaacacacacacagcgaagATATCAAAATATTCTACCATGGAGAGTAGATCCCACTCTCCTTTCCCTACAGAAAGAAGGGAACTCTCATTGATAGTCAAGCTAGATGTGCTATGAACCAAAGACAAGTTACACTAAGCACGAAAAGAAAAGCCACTTGGCTCCAAGCCCTCATGTCCACATGATTATTATTTTAGTgtgcaaccaaccaaccaatgaAATGATACAGCCTCCTGAATCCATGACAGGATATGACATCACCATGCGCAGGTTCTGTATCGTTTCAGAATCTAGAGGTTGATCCAGAGGAGGGAATTTGGATTGGTCTCAGAGTATTTTTAGAACAAGGAACGCTAATGATGTCCTTGTTCTCACGTGTCTcccttccatccctctgtctctagtATGAAGTATGTATGATGTGACATAATCTGGGAGCCCAGAACCAAATCCAGCGTGTGCTAGTCTGTCACAAGAGATTAGAAGTGACGCGCATCCGCTCCTCTCTTTACAAGGAAGTGCAATGTGTCAACAGTTCCCCTGTAGAGTTGTGTCCTAGTGTAGCGACTAGACTGATATTATGAACACACCCAACGTGCCTTCATCACCTATGCAGGCCCTGAACCACAACCATGCCTTGACAATCAATCACAGCTTCTCACTAAGCAACGCAACACTCCCACATGAGTCACAGAGATCAGTTTTAAGTCATAAGGTCAATTTTAAGCTCTTCATCTGTAACTTTATTCTTGGTCAGCAGTACATTGgtatttaaaggcccagtgcagtcaaaaaaacATGATTGTTCTGTGTTTTTCTATACATTGCCACACTATGATGATATACTGATGAAATACTGTGaaaaatgcccttttagtgtaagctGTTTGAAATTAATGCCTGATATATTAGCCTGTTTTGGTGTGATGGAGTTttagcctgcctggtgacatcaccaggcggtaaattagttaacagaccaataagaaagagtacCAAACTTCTGCCAATAACAgttagttttcccctccccactcagaacactcacagacagtcctagcaaagtTATTGTTCttcgctaagaagctatttttgtttatttttcaccATTTTAACTGAAAACAGTAAGCTACTTaactgttacccagaaatgatttgatattgagataaaaatggctgcattggacctttaatcaTTGACTTCAGAGTTTAAACatcattattcaaacagttttagcaGATTAACCAATAATCAATGAAGGGGATTACCCTAATGTCATCTACCATCCCTAGCCTAGCTTTATGTTAAACGTGGCACGTATTTAAATCTGTGGTAGTTAGGTTCCTGTCATGTGAAAAGTAGCCCAGATGACGTCATGGGCTGGTTCAAGACTTCCCGACTACATCATTGGCTGTGCCAGGTCTGATGCTTGGGGCAGGATGAGTTTCTACATgccctcacctgtctgtctgtgtacagagCTGAGGAAAGCTTAgatgtaatcacacacacacacacacacacacacacacacacacacacacacacacacacacaatagagcTGGGTTGGCTTTAGGCCAGATATGAAACTGACATTTTCACTTTGTTCTTTCTATATGTTGgtagtttattattattttcactCGGCTGTCTTTGTTAGTccttaaaactgtcttttgtttgttttgtctcgATAACTATTTTAAATTGGAACTTGTTACATTTGTTTCTTTCATTTGATAATTTTAGCTGATTGTATGGGGTGTTTTAGAACAGTGAGATTTGTTGTATATGTTGAAAAGGTATTCTTTGTGTGCAGTTGGTGTGTGTCAGTATTATAAGCAAAGTACACTCACAGGagagtttattaggtacacccatctaatACCGGGTCAGAccccccccctttgcctccagaagaGCCCAAATACTTTGGGTGTCGGAAaaattccacagggatgttggtcctcGCAATGGCATCACGCCTGTTGCTGCAGATCGGATGGTGGTACATTTATGCTGCAAACAGCCCGTTTCCAACtcatccgtgacaaggatcgaCGAGTTGTCCATTCCGATGTGCCggtctgcacaccactgttgttgtactgcgccgttatttatctgtttgtgggcccgcctgttagcttgcacgattcttgccattctcctttgacctcCGTCGTCAccgagctgttttcgcccacaggacctCCGCTGACTGGATGTAAACCCTAGACGCTGTGATGTACCTAATGAACTGTCCGAGGAGTGTATGTGACAGTGTTACAACCCTGTGACACCAAATTCACTTATTTTCAATATTGGGCCCTTTTTTTACCCAGGTATAGTCGTGATTTCAACGTGCAGTAGCTGAAGAACATTGATAACAATCCGTTTAATTGGCCAAGAGGCAAGGTGTGAAACCAAACACTTCACAAATATATTCTATTTCTTATACATTACTTTCCGTTAAGGTGTGGAAACGGACAAGACTGCCCTCTCTTGCCTCTTTTATTCGCTATCGTCATAGAGGTTTCTTACTATTAAATCTCTGAACCGTACCTACTCAATGTAAATTGAATCTAGCGTTTGTCTTCCAAATTTGTTTTACATTCAGTACTTTTGCATTTCTACCCCAGTCAGTAAACCTTATTGAGAAGACCGTTTCAGTGACCTCCTCATTTTATGTGTAGTGATAGTACAGTAAGCATGTACAGTTGAATTCCAAACCTCATTCACATGGTTTAATATCGCTAGAGTAATGAACAAAACAAATTACTACTTCATTATGTACTTGGAATTCAAAACTACTGTGTGCCTCAGTTAAGCAATAATTTGTCAGTGTGGATCAACATTCTAGCTGAGCTTTTCCATTGCTGCTCCAGAGATCTTTATTCTAGAACATTCTAGAGCCTTCTAAAGCACTTCTAGAACCTTTAGAATGTTTCAGAAGCAGCTCCGCTGTGGTACAGTGGAGAGGCCTGACATTTCACTTCTCTTCACAGCTGGTCTCATCAGCTGGACACGTTGGCCTAGAATACTGAGCATGGCATCTTGGCCTAGAACCACAGAGCAAAGCATCTTGGCCTAGAAACACAGATCAGGCCAAGGCAGCaagaaacaattgttggaaagaaaTGTGTAATAATTAATACACTTATGAATTTGATATCGTTGTGTGATTTCAAAGCAAAAATTAACGCTGTAACAGTTTATTTCCAACAAGATGTTACTTATTATTTCTACTCATTAATATTGGGTATCTGAGAAACAGAAAGAAGGTTGTTCACATGTTGAAATGAATCGTTTTCTGGTAGATTATTGGTGATATATTAACCCAGTGTGTGTCCAGGTACATAGCCATAAAAACAGAACCACAACCTGAAAACTTTTGCATTCGGATAAACTCTCTACTCTGGTGACTTAGGCTTCAGTGCAtatcataagtattcagcccccatGGATTTCTTCAAAATGTATtgttgtcaatgatctacacaaaatactcatgTACATTTGAATTAACGGAAAATAGGACACGCATatacgctgagtgtacaaaacagagCACCTTCCTAAAATTGAGTTTCACCCTGTTTTTTccccttcagaacagcctcaatttgttgggcatggactctacaaggtgtcaaaagcgttccacagggatgttggcccatgttgactccaatgcttcccatagtgctgtcaagttggctggatgtcctttgggttgtggaccattcttgatacacatgggaaactgttgtgtgaaaaactcagcagcgttgcagttcatgatgacacactcaaaccagtgcgcctggcacctactaccatgccccattcaaaggctcttttgtcttgcccattcaccctctgaattgcacacGTTCACAATCCATGACTCAATTGTCTCAAATcgttctttaacatgtctcctccccttcatctacactgattgaggtGGGTTTACCAGGCAACATCactaagggatcataactttcaactggtcagtctatgtcatggacagTGTGTCTTGATTAGATAAATATGTAACTTCtaacaatacatgttagaaacacctttggcagcgattgcagctgTGAGACTTTTGGGGTAAGTCTCTTAgacctttgcacacctggattgtgcaatattttcaCATTATTCTT
It encodes the following:
- the LOC139374963 gene encoding FERM domain-containing protein 6-like, whose product is MNKLTGFHNNKAMQDRRCVCVFLPNDDTLNVIVNVKTLCQELLIQVCDLLRLKDCHLFGLSVIQNNEHIYMELGQKLSKYCPKEWKREASKGIDQFGPPMIIHFRAQYYVENGRLISDRSARYYYYWHLRKQVLLSQCIQREEAYFLLAAFALQADMGNFKRNKHFGKYFEPEAYFPPWVIAKRGRDYILRHIPNMHKDQFALTASEAYLKYIKECSLLDDVTVHYYRLYKDKKEVEASLTLGLTLRGIQIFQNMGTVRQLLYDFPWSNVGKLVFVGKKFEILPDGLPSARKLIYYTGCPLRSRHLLQLLSNSHRLYMNLQPVLKQVRRLEENEEKKQYRESYISDALELDMDGLDKRSRASGSSAGSTVSHLKHLSRHSTASHGSSHTSGIETDSFRAPGGTPHRALRTCSSSTISHGSSHTSGVESGGKERMLDDDEIEMLVDDPKDYEELHELALELNQDLCIHITEDMLTMTPDQTNGYSGLIVKDVGSSTSSSSETVVKMRGQSIVSLPQTSMCRKPQTSTDRHSQSLDDVRLYQKGCLHWAELCQDTAHSYTFGCAQELSDSSGYQGNLAEQCAGIRGDQLDCFPIKRTSKYFSLDLTSEEVPEFVV